The nucleotide window GGGATGGGCGCCCGCCACGCTCCCTCTGCCCGGCCCCTCCACGGCTCCAGCTGGGCAGGGTGCCAGCGGGGACCCGCCGGCTCCAGAAGAGCCTTTTCCCAACCCGTTTTGGTTGCTTCCAAGCCGGGGCAGCCCGCAGTGGGGCCGGCCTGCCAGGCTGCTACAAGCCACCCTTTGTCCAGGCATGGAACCGGATCATTTTAGACAGCCCCAGGGGCGTGAGGAGGGGGATGGAGCCCCTGGCGAGGCCTTCCTCTGCCCCCCGTGCTGCCCTCCCCAGTGCACCAGGAGAACGGGGACATCCCCAATGCACCAAGCAAAGGGGCAGCTGGGGTCTCACTTTGCCAACTGCAATGTGTGCCCTCCTTGCTGGCCTGTCCCCATCATCACTCTGCCACTGTCCCAGCTCTGGGTCTGAGGACATCTtctcccagggcaggaggacaTAAATCCCCTGTGTGATGTTGGGCAGAGCTGGTCCAGcacaatgttgtttttttcctgggtgtCCCACAGGGACAAGTGGGATGGCTCTGGGTCACATGTGAGCACACTGCCCTGTGCCACATGTGCCCTGTCTATCTGCCACCCAAAGCCACCCCGGGCGAGGTGTAAATCTCCCTGTACTTGCCAACAGCATTAGGGGATTACTTGGGCTGGTGGGAGTGGGATCTCCTGTCCTACCACCCCTTGGCACCATGCAGGGTTGACCTTGGGACCCTGTCCACCAGCCCACAGCATCTCCCACCATACTACAATGTCCCATCCCCAAAAAGGCTCCTCCACAAGAGCTGCCCCTGCTGGGATGGTGGCACTGATCAGTGGGGCCCCACGGTGCCCAAGCTGCTCCAAAGCCTCAGTTaatcctgctccctgcagcactcGGGCTCCACTTTTACCTCCCAGCACCTCCTAAGATGCTTTGAGGATGATGCCCAATGTGGCCTCTCCCCATCTGTCTCCAgctgggtggctgcagggtgTCCCCAAGCAGGGGGATGGAGACCTGGCCCATCATTGGTGGGACGGGGTCTGCACCCACCAACCCATCATTGGTGGGACGGGGTCTGCACCCACCAACCCAGCAGCTGGTGACAGATCCCAAGCAGCAGGATGGGAGGTGAGGAGCTGCCGAGGATCATGGAGCCCCTCAAACTCATGGAAGTTTGTTTCCCCCAAGGTCCATCCCACTGCTGCCACTATCCCCATATGTGAGAGGGGACTCAGGAAAACCCCACCATGTCTGGGTGAGCTCAGGGTTGCCCACACACCAGGATGCCCAAGGACCCACCACTTTTGGGAGATATTCAGCGAAGCCAGTGGTGgttggggttgggggggggatGTTTCGGGCTCATCTCCAAGAGAAACATTTATGTTAGAGGagggtaggagggggagggcagaagaaaagcatcatTCATCAGCGTTAGGAAAAAGGGGAACAGCAttagaggcagctgcagcaattgcagctcagagctgtccTCACCAGATTACTCCAACTTTAATACAGAGCAGAAAAGCCCTCAGCAATCAGCGCCTCGCTCCCCACCACGGAAACGAAACCCTCACCAACTTCTGGAGAACCCAAAACTTCCCTCTCTCCCCGCACCCGCAGGTCCAGCCACCGCAGACAGGCACGGCTGGTCCCCCGGGGAGGGGCAGGAATGTTTGTGGGGTgtccccccaccctcccagaCCCCCTTTTCCCATCTCATCTCTGACTCACTTTTCGTAGTCGACGTTATCCTTGTCGCAGCGCGTGTCCTTGTGCTTCTCCCAGTCCTTGCCGTGCTTGCAGGTGGTGAGGGAGATGATGTCCTTCCCGTTGTGGATGTGGTGCAGGGCGTTCCTGGTGCCGGAGCCGATGCCGGTCAGGTACCTCTTCCCCTTGAACACcaacaaatatttcttttttggggggatggAGTCCTGATACAACCACCCCCTCTCCCCGCCGCGCTGCGGGTGGTCCTTGGAGAAGAGAGGGATGGAGACATCAAAGCCAGGCCTGAAGTTCTCCGTGTAGAAGCTGGCTTTGGCCAGGATGGCCTGGCCGATGTCAAAGCCCAGATCCTCAGTGTAATTGGGCCAGGTCCCTGAGTAGAGGTTGAAGATGAGGTGATTCCGACCACCATTCCAGAGTGGGAAACGACGGATTTTCTCATCAACGTTACGGACATATTGACCAGAGAGGTGGTCACGGTCCAGCGTGTCGATGCTGAGGATGAAGAGGCAAGCTTCCTCGGGGTCTGGGGTGTAGTAGCGAGAGCGTTCGATGGAGGTGAGGATTTTGCCATAACTCTCTGAGAGGGGCTCGTCCCTCTCCCGGGGGTAGGTGAAGACCTTGAAGCCATGCTTCTCACACCTGGAGAAGTCAAAGCAGGTTTCCATCCGGCATCTGCTGTTCTTGTAGACGCTCAGCCTGGCCGCCTGCCGCTCCCGGGGCGATGGCAGTGAGGGGTCCCCATCgctctgcagctccttgggGTCTGCAAAGCTTTTGAGGAGGGACCGATCAATCCAGCGGGGCCAGTTCCTCCGGGCTTCGCCTTTCCTCCCAGGAAAGAGAGCGAAACGGCGCAGCTGGTCTCctccaaagaagaaaagcaggagccAAGAGGCAAGGAAAGtcaggaaaatgtatttcttcctgGTCTGCATAGGTTCatgtgcagccccagctcctcatCGGGCTCGGACGGGTGTCGGAGTCCGCTCAAAAGGCCGATGTCCCAAACCTGAAGTGGGCAGTGGGACGGCTCCCAGCCTCCAGGTATTGTCCCTTGCAGCTTGTGGGAGCGTGGATCAACCCCACGGTCCTCCCCCTGTCCCCTCCGACCAGAGCCGCGCTGGCTTTCCAGGGTCgtccctccctgcagagctcgGTGCAGGGGCGTCCCGCTCCCTTCCCTCCGGCGCAGCCTCTACTTCGCTGGGCCCCCGTGCCGCGACAATGACATTTCCATCACCGCTTGGCCCCGCTTCAAgtccctggggaaggggagaggtcGCGGCGTGGCCGTCCTGCCGCCGCCAGCCCCGTCACCGCAAGCGGCTCCTCACGTCCCGGCGGCGGGACCCCCCCTTCCCAAATCCCTCATGGGAATAAAACCCCCCGCTCCCCCGGAGCCCCCGTCTCTCCCCAGCCtgttccttccccccccccgccggtACCTCTGGGGACACGCAGCTCCGGGTGGGTTTGGGGCCGCCGTGCCCCGAAGGGTCGATACGTGGCTTCCCGCGGCTCCGGGCTGCATCCCCGGCCGGGGACGGCGGCGGAGCAGCCGCCGAACCGGGCTCTTCCCTCCCGGTGCGAGGCCCCTGCCGCGGTCCCGGGGGGGTCTTCCCCTCCGCTCCCCTGCCCCGGGGGTGCGCTTGCCTTGTCACCTTCTCCGTCTATCCCTGCCTTGGGCTGTTTGTCCCCGTGTCACCCCTGGCTGCCTGTGCAAGCCTCCAGCTGCCCGAACCCCGCGTGGTCGCCTGTCCCCTCACCCCGGGGCTGCCTGTCCCCTGTCCGTCTGTCCGCCCCCGACACGGggctgcctgtcccctgccGGTGTCCCCCCGGGGCTGGCTGTCCCCTGCCCGTGGGTCACCCCCCAGGGTCCCCCTGTCCCTCCCCGCTCAGTGCCCGGTCCCGCAGCCCGCCCGGTCCCCCCGCtccatccccccccccaccccccccgcccGCAGCTGTTTCACCGCGTCCTATTCCCCCCGTCACAACTTTGGTCCCGCCCACTCGCTTTTCATTGGTCGCCCTCGCCCCCGTGGGCGGGGCCCGCGGAGCCTCCCCTCCCCTGCGGCGCTTTCCCATTGGCTGCCCTCACCCAGCGCCCACGTGGGACGGGGGTTCCCCGCGCTGCGGGGGGGGCCCGCGGCTGCGCTGGGTCCCTGTGCCCCCCGCCCGCTGCGGGACCCCAAGTgcggggagccccggggggcgcggcccggcccgctgGTCTCCGGTGCTGCTGACTCCAGCCCCTCGGAGACCCCCAAGAGGGATGGGGCCCTGTAGGGCAGCAGTGGGGTCACGGTGGGGGGGGCCCTGAGGAGCGGCCAGAAACAGCCGGGGCCAGCTCCGCTAGTGACAGTCCCCAAGCTCCGGTGACCCCCCCCGGGCTCCCTACAAGGACGAGCCCTTTTGCAGCTCTTGCCTGAGTCAATCTGGTTCCGAACCCAGCACGAAGCCGGGGCTGGACTGCGGGGTTCACCCCCTTCGGGGCAGAGATGGGGGGTCCCAGCCTGGCCGGCCCCCCCCAAGTCAGCCGGGCGGGAGCATGAGCTGAGGGGGGGTTCGGCCCTTTGGAGAACCCCCCCGCGAAGGCCAGAGTGGGGCCAACACgggcagcagcaaagccaacCGGCCCCCAGTGGCCCTCACATAACGGGGACCCCAGGGTTCCAGCTGCGGGACCCCCACTCCGCTGTCCTGCAGGGTGGGAGGCACGAGTGGGATGTCCCCGAGCAGCCGGGCTGGCCCTTGAGCagcccccaccacctccagcCCCGGCCATATGGGGGTCCTGGGTGGAGGGGGGGCTGAGCCCCACGGCACGGAGCCCCGCGTGGGCtggaaggggcagcaggggcaggtcGGGGCTCGCCTCTCCCACCCTGCCCCGGCATCCAGGGCCGCGCCAGCCACcgccccccgccctgccccgccggccGGGCAAGCCGGGACGTGACCGGGCGCTGGATCCCATCCGTGGGTGTAACAACCTGGCCGGCCTCAGCCTGCTGGCCTGCGGGCAGGATGGGTGCTCGGCACCGGGCAGGGTGCCACCACCCCCCGCTGGGCCGGTGGGTGTGGGCTGGGGTCCctttcccctgccccagcagccaggtgGGACCCCGGGGACACACACGGACTGACAGCCATATTCGGTGCTCagcctgtgcctcagtttccccgcGCACcctgggacacacacacacacataccatGCTGGGGAGCCTGGCGCGGGTCGGCACGCGTGGCAGCAGCTCGgtggggagggttttttttaccaaatCTTTGGGTATTTATCTGGCAGGCCCAGCCCGCTCGGCCCCACGGGGAGTTAATCCCCGGCTGCGGAGGGGATTACCGCGGGGGCTGCTTTAGCTGCTGAAAAGCGGATTAACCCAGGACAGGGAACACGGGGACGGGCAGTGGAAAACCTGGGGCACCTCTGGGGGGACACAAGGGGACAgtccccagccccgggggggcACAGACCAGGCTGGAGTGCAGCCCCGAGGTCAGGGGGCTATGGGCGCCCACAGGACACCAGGAAGGGTGCCAGGGAGGGACTGGGATTGTGTCCCGCACTGGTGACACTGGGAGCTGCGATGATGCGCTGGCGTCAGTGGGAAGTATGTCCTGTACTGGTGGCTACTGGGAGCTGTAGTCCCCCTGGCACGGGTGGCActggcagctgcagtgcagggcgcactggtgtgtgctgggagctgtgacCCGGTCAACTGGTGAATGCGGGGGCGACTGAGGAGAGAGGGAATGGGGGCTAGTAGGTCCTGAttggggggtgctggggggcacAGAGGGAAactgggagctgggggagccCTGGGAGCTTGGGAAGGGCACTGGGAACCCCAGGGGGAACTGGGGGAGTGGGTGGTGTACTGGGAGGTCTAGGTCTGggggagcactgggagctggggggCACTGGAAGCGGGAGGGGGGCGCTTGGGCTGGGGGGAACCAGGAACTCTTGGGGAGCACTCGGAGCACTGAGGGTCACTGGGGGTCCGGGGGGGAGCACTGGGGGCAACGGGAAGAGCTTTGGGGACCGTCCCTGAGAAGAACTGGGATCTGTAGTTCAAGTAGGGTTTACTGGGAAGTGTAGTTCAGCTGGGATTACTGGGAAGTGTAGTCCCAGGATCCAGCGTAAACTGGGAGGTGTAGTCCCAGTCCAGGGCCATGCTGGGAGTTGTGGTtccccagccccggggcagctGTAGTCCTGCCCTGGGGGGGTTCGGGGCTCTGTCCCCCCATGTCCTCAATGGCCATGTCAGCCCCTGGCTCCCATGTCCCCTGGGCCCCCCCCCGTCTGGCCAagctgcctctcccagccctcaGCATCCCGgggtgcaggggaggggggCGATGGGGACACCCgccctgcagcagggtggcCATGGGGTCCCCACCTGCCCTGTCGAGCACCCACCAGCCCTCAGCCCCACCATCCTGATCCGGCAGAGAAAGCACGGGGGTcccccaggcagggacacagaCACTGACCCCGTGTCTCCCCGTAGGCTCAGCTGTGGCAGCATGGGGGGGACGCAGTCGCTGGCACTGCCCCAGGGGAGGGGACCTCACCAGGTGGGCTGCACAGATGTCATGGTGGGCCACACGCAGCAGGTATGGATGGGGACAGTGATGGGGGGACCTTAGGGTGGCCTGCCAAGACTTAACGGGGGCTGATgagaaagatggagacaaactttttagcaggacctgtcagcaggacaaggggtgatggttttaggctgaaagaggggagacttggatcagatattaggaagcaatttttttacactgagggtagtgaaacactggcccaggttgtccagagaggtggcagatgccccatccctggaaacattcaaggccaggttggacagggctgtGAACACCATGATcaagttgaagatgtccctgtttaaaggtcccttctgtgattccatggtTCCACGGGGACAGGCAGAAGGACAAGCTTCCATGCCCAGCTGGGTTCTGCAGGGGCTGAGCTCACCGAGGACGTGGCcgctgtgctctgtgctgccccCACCACgtccccccttcccctctctcccccaggGGCTCTTCCTCCGGCTCTTCtacccctgcctgccccgggcaggggctgagcagcctCTCTGGATCCCACGCTACCAGTACTGCTCCGGGCTGGCCGACGTTGCCCAGCGCAGCCGGCACTGGTGCGCGCCCCTGCTCAGCGTCGCCATCGGTAAGGGGGTGGGGGACACCCCATCCCAGTTCCTGGGTGCTCCCCCATTCCTTAGGGACCCACTCCCTTAGTGGGGTTTGAGGCTGCCAAacccatccccctgtgcttgGGGTGCTacaggcagggatggagccaAGCAGGGACCCTCCTctgtggcagcagcacctgccacCCATGTCCCCCCTTTTCCCGGAGGggggtttctcttccctgcaggcTCCTGCCGAGTCCCAGTGAGCTGGAATGGGCCTTTCAAGCCCTGCAGCAGCGGGTACCCACTGATCATCTTCTCCCATGGCCTGGGAGCCTTTCGGTAGGATGAGCCTCAAGTGGGACAgggggtgctgagcccctgcTCAAGGCCAGAGCCACGATGGGGACACGGGTGTCCTGACCCCACTGTGCTCCGCTGGGACCTGccttctgctggcagcacagccctgaccCTGCTCCCCCCCGGGCAGGACCCTCTACTCCTCAATCTGCTCAGAGCTGGTGTCCTGGGGCTTCGTGGTGGCAGCGCTGGAGCACAGGTGGGTGTCCTGGTTCCCCCCCCATGAACTGGGCAGCCAggatggggctggcagggcactgcaccctggggagctgctggtgcctccCCCGACGTggctgcctgccctcctgcctctgcagggaCCACTCTGCCTCCGCGACCTATTTCTGCACGGCagaggctgggagagaggagtgGATCCCCTACCAGCGGGTGCCCCAGGGACAGAAGGAGTTTTATTTCCGAAAAAAGCAGGTACCAGGGTGGAGAGGGTTAAGGGTGGGCAAGCCTAGGAGGTGTGAAATCCCTCCTACAAGCTTTAGCTGgctcctccatccctggggTCTTCAtctcctgcccttcccaaaCCTGtactgctggggctgagctttCTCCTTGCAAGCTGAGAAAAATCTGTTCAACCTGTTTATCTCTGTTTTCATGGGGTTtgtccagctccagctggccctggcaggagccaggctgggctctgccacATCCCTGGGTACTTGAATGTCACCCAGAACAGACTTTCTGCTCAGCCCAGGCTCCAGACCGGCTGCTGGGTTTGTTCACACtctgatttttgtttctctgggaTTATCCCCAACAGCTGCTTgttggggagcagggaggtttCCTGCTGACCCAGGTTCCTTCCTGCTCATTTCTGCCTCATTTAAAAGGACAACATTGAGTCGAGATTTGCTGGAGAAAAACTCCCTAGGAAACGTAGTGGTTGGAGGTGCTTTTGGCAGTTGTAAATCACCTCCCAGCCTCTTATTTTTGTGTCTGCTCTGTCCCACCTTGCACAAACGAGGGAGCAGTTTTCCTGTTGAGATGAACCCATGAGCATAAATGTTGAGGATTAAGAAGAAATCAATCACAAATAGAGGGACAGGTTGTGCCTGAGCACTGTGGTTGTAGAGGGATGAGGATGGGGGGATACTGGGGGGAGGATCTGGCCCCAAACTTGTAGGTTGGAGGAGCTGGGTTAACTGGGGAAGGGGCAACTCTTGTTCCCAGGTGCATCAGAGAGCTGAGGAATGTGTGCGAGCGCTCCGGCTCTTCCAGGACATCAACAGTGGTAAATCTGTCCCCAATGTCCTTCACCAGGACTTCGAGCTCTCCGTGCTGAAGGTATCTGGGTCTGTCCGTGCTGAAGGACCAGCCCAGGGGATTGTTGGGCTGCTTGGGGGGGTCTGGGTGCCCTTTGCTGGCAGGATCAGTCCTTGTGGTGTGAGGTTTGTCCTCCTGGGACAAGCAggtctgtgcagagctgcagctcttggcTTCTTGGTGCTCTCctgtccttttctttccctgtcctGGAGAAGCCAGATCCCATTGCACCCATGGTGATAATGGGACATGATGTCCCttgcagagggcagagcagTGGGGGCCTCTTCCcttggctttttcttccctaattATGGAATGTCTGCAGCAAGGTTTGGGCACAGGCTCCCCAGCCTTCTCCTTTTTGCAGGGCAGTGTTGATCTGAGCAAAGTCGCTGTCATGGGCCATTCCTTTGGGGgggtgacagcagtgctggccTTGGTGAAAGAGCCCAGCTTCAGGTAAGCTACAGCAGGGACCAGGAGCcttggggagctgcagggatgtgTGGCTCATCCCAGTGggaagggaggcagcagcactgggtgtCCATCCTGCTGCAGGTGCGCGGTGGCTCTCGACGCCTGGATGTTCCCCCTGGAGAATTCACTGTACCCAGAAGTGCCCAAGCCCGTGCTCTTCATCAACACGGAGGAATTCCAGACGCCAGAAAGTGTTGCCAAAATGAAGAGGCTGAGCTCCAGAAACAGCCAGACAAAGATTATAACCATCCTGTGAGTCAGGGGCGGAGGGCACCCACCCATCGGGTCCCTCCTGGGAGCCCCTATGAGCTGTGTCCCAGCAGGAGGACCTGTCCCCAGCTCCCACTTGAAGCAGATTCCTTCCCTGTCCCAGGGGGTCCGTTCATCACAGCCAGACAGACTTCACCTTTCTCACTGGGAAGCTCATCAGCCGTGTCTTCAGAGCAAGAGGAACCCTCGACCCCTACAAGGGTCTGGACATCACCAGCCGGGCGGCTCTGGCCTTCCTGCAGCGGCACCTCGGTACGGCACGGGGCGGAGGGCACCTTGGCACCTTAGACATTGGGAGGAaactcttccctgtgagggtggtgagagcctggcccaggctgcccagggaagctgtggctgccccatccctggcagtgttgaagggcaggttggatggggcttggagcagcctgggctggcgggaggtgtccctgcccgtgcagggggttgggactggatgatctttacggtcccttcccatccaaaccatcccatgattctgtgattggccaggggctgggggggcacaAGAGCTTCCCTGCTTGTGGGGAGCTTGGGTTTGGTGCTTCCCATCCCCTTGGACAAAGCAAAGGGGTCCGGTGGCTGCTCCTCCTTTATTCCTGGAACTGGGCAGATCATCACTGTACTAACCCTGCCACCATCTCTGCTCCAAGCAGACCTGGAAGAGGAGTTCAATCAATGGGACAACCTCCTGGAAGGCATCGGAGACTCGGTCGTTCCAGAAGCACCGTTCTGCCGCTCCAACCTGTagcctgctcccagctctctggTGGGAGATGGATACGGGGAATGCAGCTGCTTCTGGTCTGAAATGAGCCAAGGAGGGCAGGATGACCCATGGGGAGAGCAGAATCATAGCAGGTCCACCACTGCAGGATGTCTGGGATGCTCAGTGGCAGTGCCAGGAGAGCCCATCCTGCCTGttgtgggggctgtggggctaAGGGAATAAAATCCCTGGGGACCAAGGTCTGAGTTGGCTGTCACTTGGGCCCTGGGTGACACCCTTCCTGCACCCAGGGGGTAGGTGGGCATCAACCCCTCGCTGGGCCTGGCTggatctgctgcagctggggcacaTCTGGCAGAGGGGGTCATTTGCTGTGGGCTGGGGGTTGTTCATGGCCAAAAGAACCAGTGCAAAGAGATGCAGCATCTGGGCTCCAAGCACAGTGGGAATGAAAAACCTTCTCATCGTCCTGGAAAGCTGTTGGTGACCCCACACCTAAGGtctggggggagaaaaaagaaagagggtgGTTTTCATCAAGGGACTGGCTGGCCAGTGTCTCCgagcagcccagcagtgcagggatgTGAAATGGGGACGGGGATCAGCCCCAGGAACAGCAGGAGAACATCCCAGCCTGgttctgcagcaggaagagcagcagtgctgcccgCAGCCCCCACAGGAACAGGCTGGCTTGGGAATGAAGGGCTTTGGAAACACCAGCAGCCCAATCCTGGGTAACACCCAGGGtgtcagagctggagctgcttttTAAGGAGGCTCCAATCCTCAGCCATCCTGAGGAAGGGCTGAAGCTGGTGGAGCTGCACGGATTTACCCACTGGAGACCCTCCTTGCTGGCACTGCGGTGGGAGAGGCGGCCGGCAATCCTGGACAcgccagctcagcagctgctgggaacaTCCAGGCTCCTGCCACACCATCTGCTCCCACATTGTCCCTGCTACCACCGGGGCCATGGTCCTGCTGGGGAACAGGAGTGGCAGCCCTGGCTTGGCTTCAGCTCCTGCCCTCGGGAGGGTTTGGGTGGCACGTGCTGTTCCTCGCCCAGTGGCAGCAGGTGACACGGGTGCCAGCAAAGCCCTTCTcccaggggaagaaaagagaacagaaaagcagcatctcATGCTGAATTGTTTGTGTCACCATGACGGCCACGTCCTCACCTCACTGGTGGCCCCTGACCCCTCTCAGTCAAGGTGAATCCTGGGGCTAAGGAAGCTCCAGGATGGCCTCGGGGGaaggtgcagcagcagagaggacatCTTTTAATGTCTCCTGCACTCTCCAGTGACACAAAGGGCTGATGTGAACAGAACCACAAGATTCTGGTGCTTTTGAGGCTTCcaggtatatatatattttttaaattgttttacaCCTAAACCACCATTTCTAGccccaggagctggctggggtGGGACAACCCAGGGAGCTTCAGGATGGCTCTGCTGAGATGCTGGGGGTGGGTGTGGGGACATTCAAGGTCAATGTGTGAGATGGGTGAGCCAGGGAGGGCACAGACAGAGCCT belongs to Apus apus isolate bApuApu2 chromosome 21, bApuApu2.pri.cur, whole genome shotgun sequence and includes:
- the PAFAH2 gene encoding platelet-activating factor acetylhydrolase 2, cytoplasmic isoform X3 codes for the protein MGGTQSLALPQGRGPHQVGCTDVMVGHTQQGLFLRLFYPCLPRAGAEQPLWIPRYQYCSGLADVAQRSRHWCAPLLSVAIGGFLFPAGSCRVPVSWNGPFKPCSSGYPLIIFSHGLGAFRTLYSSICSELVSWGFVVAALEHRDHSASATYFCTAEAGREEWIPYQRVPQGQKEFYFRKKQVHQRAEECVRALRLFQDINSGKSVPNVLHQDFELSVLKGSVDLSKVAVMGHSFGGVTAVLALVKEPSFRCAVALDAWMFPLENSLYPEVPKPVLFINTEEFQTPESVAKMKRLSSRNSQTKIITILGSVHHSQTDFTFLTGKLISRVFRARGTLDPYKGLDITSRAALAFLQRHLDLEEEFNQWDNLLEGIGDSVVPEAPFCRSNL
- the PAFAH2 gene encoding platelet-activating factor acetylhydrolase 2, cytoplasmic isoform X1; this encodes MGASRLSCGSMGGTQSLALPQGRGPHQVGCTDVMVGHTQQGLFLRLFYPCLPRAGAEQPLWIPRYQYCSGLADVAQRSRHWCAPLLSVAIGGFLFPAGSCRVPVSWNGPFKPCSSGYPLIIFSHGLGAFRTLYSSICSELVSWGFVVAALEHRDHSASATYFCTAEAGREEWIPYQRVPQGQKEFYFRKKQVHQRAEECVRALRLFQDINSGKSVPNVLHQDFELSVLKGSVDLSKVAVMGHSFGGVTAVLALVKEPSFRCAVALDAWMFPLENSLYPEVPKPVLFINTEEFQTPESVAKMKRLSSRNSQTKIITILGSVHHSQTDFTFLTGKLISRVFRARGTLDPYKGLDITSRAALAFLQRHLDLEEEFNQWDNLLEGIGDSVVPEAPFCRSNL
- the PAFAH2 gene encoding platelet-activating factor acetylhydrolase 2, cytoplasmic isoform X2, translating into MGASRLSCGSMGGTQSLALPQGRGPHQVGCTDVMVGHTQQGLFLRLFYPCLPRAGAEQPLWIPRYQYCSGLADVAQRSRHWCAPLLSVAIGSCRVPVSWNGPFKPCSSGYPLIIFSHGLGAFRTLYSSICSELVSWGFVVAALEHRDHSASATYFCTAEAGREEWIPYQRVPQGQKEFYFRKKQVHQRAEECVRALRLFQDINSGKSVPNVLHQDFELSVLKGSVDLSKVAVMGHSFGGVTAVLALVKEPSFRCAVALDAWMFPLENSLYPEVPKPVLFINTEEFQTPESVAKMKRLSSRNSQTKIITILGSVHHSQTDFTFLTGKLISRVFRARGTLDPYKGLDITSRAALAFLQRHLDLEEEFNQWDNLLEGIGDSVVPEAPFCRSNL